The region TGGGTTTCCTATTAGGGTGGCTGTGCGGGGCCTCCTTGCTTGGCGTCCtcccagcgggggggggggggcggttggcTCTGGGTGCAAAAGTCGCTTGCGGGAGAATTGGGCACGTCCAGCCTGATGAAGAGACGCCACAGCAGCCACGCCAATACCTCAGGAGGGGCTGCTGCCGccgtggagctctcgcctcacaatcagcaggctgtgagttcgatcctaggtagaagcaggtagagggcctcctgcttgattTGCTCCTCTCTTCTTTTATTGGGGTGTTTATGTTGTCCCAgagtcaaagggggaaaaggtggGTGCAGATTGATTGCTGAATGTCCATTTCGAAGTTTGATTAGGTGAttagatgatgaggggactggaggccaaaacatatgaagaacggttgcaggaactggggatgtctagttagatgaaaagaaggactaggggagacatgatagcagccttccaatatctcaggggttgccacaaagtacccaactaggtaacatcatcagtgctagaagggagtgaggtttgtagaaaaaaggaggaggaggaaggattgtggggtccttggtgctctctaagcttggtgggtttttttgcagacgtttcattacccagctaagtaacatcctcagtgctagaagggagtgaggtttgtagaaaaaaaggaggaagaggaaggattgtggggtccttggtgctctctaagcttggtgggtttctttgcagaagtttcattacccaactaggtaacatcatcagtgctagaagggagtgaggtttgtagaaaaaaggaggaagaggaaggattgtggggtccttggtgctctctaagcttggtgggtttttttgcagaagtttcattacccaactaggtaacatcatcagtgctagaagggagtgaggtttgtagaaaaaaaggaggaagaggaaggattgtggggtccttggtgctctctaagcttggtgggtttttttgcagaagtttcattacccaactaggtaacatcatcagtgctagaaaggagtggggagggagtgaagaggaggaggaggagtatgggtatgtctagtctgatgaaaagaaggaccaggggagacatgatagcagtcttccaatatctccgggttgccacaaggaagagggagtcaaactcttctccaaggcacctgaggacaggacaagaagcaatgggtggaaactaatcaaggagagaagcaacttagaactaaggagaaatttcctgacagtgagaacaattaaccagtggaacaacttgcttccagaagttgtgaatgctccaaccctggaagtctttaagaagagattgaatcaccatttgtccagaatggtgtagggtttcctgcctagacagggggttggactagaagacctccccttccaactctgttattctattctatcttgtcTCTTCCTGCCTGAAAAGGGGGTTTGATGTGGatcgcggggggggggtgttagggtAAAAAACTCCtctaccccccacccccctggtTACCCACCCTATGGGGCTGGAGGAAGAAACCAGAGGCATCATCATGGGTAAAAGTTCATGGTAAGGAGAAAGGCCTGGACCTGTTGAGACAGGCagatttcctcttttttaaattttgctttttaaaactgtGCTTTTAAACTTGTGAGTTCAACAGAAGAGAGGTGCCCCACTTTCCCAAGGGTGCCACTTGAAATGAgcttataccatatttttcagagtataagattcaccaagattttgaagaggcaaataaaaaaaacgtttttgcactctgcagacctccccaaaactgcccatttttcacaaaaacgggcctgttttgggtttttttttttttaaagggcatgaatagcctttaggagtcttgtAGCATGCtcctgggaagtgggggggggggtcccccaaAGCGAGCAAAAAAGTCCTGTTTTTTTATCAAAAAagagcatggatagcctttatgaggcttgtagagtgctcctggagggggggggcaaattaagcaaaaaatggcccgttttcccctcatttctgccctccccagcccccgggagcactctgcaagcctcctaaaggctatgcatggccattttggtgaagagggcagggttttgggaggcaaaaaaatgctgtgttccatgtataagacacacccagattttcagtctcttttttgaggggaaagggtgcgtcttattctccgaaaaatGCAGTAAGGTCCAGTTTTCTTACACGTTACTGCAAGGAGGCGTATTTGGGCTGTTggcttgttctctctctctctctttttttttttttttgctcactgTTGTTTTACTCTTTTGACGCATGTCTTTTTCTCTAGACACAGCTTTCCACTCTTCTCCAGTGTGAGGCCGCAATTCGTGCCTGGATTGAGGGCGCCGTGGAAGAAAATGGCCACTCTGGGCTTTGGAATGACCTTGGCCGCTATTCCGATTACACAGGTAGCCCCCCGTTTTATTCTAATGCCAGAATATGAGCTTCTCCTTAGGTTTAGGTAAATCTGCCACTATATTCGTTATATTCAACAGCCAAGTTGTTTGCAATAGTTTACCTGAAATTATGCAGTTAAAATGTATATTAATCTGTCACTTAATCTTAGCCaagtttagttagttagttagtttcctttatttatatgccgcccttttccctggggggactcagggcggctcacaattcaaaaggggggggggagacaaacagtattccacatgaagacaatacaacatattaaaaagagagcacaacagtcatacagtcacacaattcgggtggggttagaatcttaaccccaggccagccgggacagccaggtctttaaagcggcgcggaaggactgaagggtggtgagggtccgaatctccacggggagtttgttccagagggtcggagcagccaccgagaaggctctcctccaggtagttgccagtctgcactggctggaagatggaattcggaggaggcctaatcgatgcgatcggatcggtctagtggaggtaattggcagtaggcggtctctcaagtacccaggcccactaccatgaagggctttgtaggtgataagtagcaccttgaagcgcacccggagatcaacaggtagccagtgcagctcgcggggataggtgttacgtgggtgaagcgaggtgcacccacaatcgctcgcgccaAGCAGTTAAAAAGCAATAAGGACCCCCAAATTTATTGCGATTTATTTTACTAAAGTTGCTCTCTATATTTTTCCAGCAAAACCTTTCTATTTCTTGTGTTCTTATGTCTCCAGTTGACCTTGTAGGGACACAAGTTTCCAGTTATATAACAGTTCctaggttgttggtttttttcccttttcaatgACAACACACATTATTTCCTTTCCTGCCAGTTTTGAAAAGTCATTCTGCTTTTGAAAAACAGCATATAACGTTTGTCTTTCAGAAACACGATCCGGGATCTCTAAGCAATGAAGCCTTGATCCGAAGAGCTATCTCTCTAGTAACCGACAGCACCGGGACACTCCTTAATCAAACCACTTACGCATTAATTGATGCTCTAACAGAATATACAACGGTGAGACACTGCCTTCCGGATGCACCGCCTGGCGGTGTGGTGCCagtacaaccagaggtggtattcagcaggctctggccagttctggagaactggtagcggaaattttgagcagttcggagaacctgtaaataccacctctgactgggttccaccacaaaatcgcgttcgactaaagggcgctcgacgaaaccgcgtagctgatgtcatcacagcgcgacaacagcgtggagaaaaaagcacgctataaacgctaaacctaaagccccctaaacctaaaccctaaccctaaacctaacccttacattaacttgaatcggcttgctttcaaagcgctatttaaagcgcccgtCTTTCTCcccgctcgctgttgtcgccctgttgatgacatcagcgacgcggtttaatcgggcgcgctttagtcgagcgcagttttgtcatgccacgctcTGACtgaccatctattctctgcctcctgagtcccagatgattgggtggaaatggggattttgcaggaaccttcccctggagtggggtgggaatgaagattttacagtatccttcccaagtCATGCCACAgccacagagccggtagtaaacatttttttaatcccaccactaagTACGACTGTATGTTAACTCCCTCTAGGAAAGAAAGTTGGTTCCAAAAAGTGGCCTATAATTACCAAATCTAAAGTAAATGTTAAATTCTAGACAAGCACAACtgcaacaagagccgaggtggcgcagtggttagggtgcagtactgaaggccacttcagctgactgctatctgcagttcggcggttcaaatctcaccggctcaaggttgactcagccttccatccttccgaggtgggtgaaatgaggacccggattgtgtgggggcgatatgctgactctgtaaaccgcttagagagggctgaaagccctatgaagcggtatataagtctaactgctattgctaacaggcTGGGCTTATTTACAGGCAGTCTACACACTGGTGTCCCTGTACCAAAAATACACGCATCTCCTggggaaaatgaattccaaagAGGAGGATGCCGTTTGGCAAGTGATCATCGGGGCCCGAGTGGAGGTAAGCAACctgatctggtgttttttttggtCCTTCAGGGGCTCAGGAGGGCTCTGTGTATGAACCCATGAGGGTCAAATCCTTGGTAGTATCTGGTGGGTGACCATGACTAAGGAACCTCAGATAAGAATGATCTGGAAGGTGCGCCAGATTTAATTGTTTTAATCCTGGCTTTGTTCAGATGACGTCGAAGCAGCAGGAATATCTCAAATTAGAATCCAGGTGGATGACCGCCCTGCGGCTATCAGAGATGGCTGCAGAAGCAGCGTATCAGTCAGGTGAGATATGAGCAAGCCTCTTACTCCCACCCTCTCCTTcaaataccttttttaaaaaatttttccaCCCATTGAAAAAATGTTTTAGCAAGAAATGTTATATTTCACTGAACAGTCTCCAAAAGAGTGGAACTGCACTGAAGTCATTTAAATCCCTTCAGACATTCAGAATATACCTTTAACATTTCGCTAACTCCTAAAAGcatatttgttgttagttgcgaagtcgtgtccgacccatcgcgatcctccaggccttcctgtcctctcccatcctctggagtccatttaagctcatgctgactgcttcagtgactccatccatccacctccttctctgccgtccccttcttcttcttctgccctccatcgttcccagcacgagactcttctccagggagtccttcctcctcctccttaggtggccaaagtctttgagtttcctcttcaggatctggccttctaaagagcagccagggttgatctctaggactgacgggttggatggccttgcagtccaagggactcaatgcaggagtcttctccagcaccagagctcaaaggcctccattctttggcttccttccttctcattaggtggccaaagtacttgaatttcctctttaggatctggccttctgaag is a window of Thamnophis elegans isolate rThaEle1 chromosome 13, rThaEle1.pri, whole genome shotgun sequence DNA encoding:
- the LOC116516588 gene encoding diablo homolog, mitochondrial-like; translated protein: MASARSRWLWRCCRAFFGHSFPLFSSVRPQFVPGLRAPWKKMATLGFGMTLAAIPITQKHDPGSLSNEALIRRAISLVTDSTGTLLNQTTYALIDALTEYTTAVYTLVSLYQKYTHLLGKMNSKEEDAVWQVIIGARVEMTSKQQEYLKLESRWMTALRLSEMAAEAAYQSGADQASVSAHNHIQLVKTQVQEARHLSQKAETKLAEAQTEELLKLKEEEPLLANSRQAVSDETEDAYLRED